A stretch of the Vitis riparia cultivar Riparia Gloire de Montpellier isolate 1030 chromosome 13, EGFV_Vit.rip_1.0, whole genome shotgun sequence genome encodes the following:
- the LOC117928306 gene encoding transcription factor TCP19-like — MDEDVPTVEQLLEKCMPSQIMTEEGTPTNTKIHAIEELPAAPLGAKQESKVLRKATKLKPRVSTTKKPTDRHVKVEGRGRSIRLPNACANELFELTRRLNYKWAGQTICWLLENVEPAIIKATSTREKKN, encoded by the coding sequence ATGGATGAAGATGTTCCTACTGTGGAACAACTTCTAGAGAAGTGTATGCCATCGCAAATTATGACCGAAGAAGGAACTCCAACTAACACAAAAATTCATGCAATTGAAGAGCTTCCAGCAGCACCATTAGGAGCAAAACAAGAATCAAAGGTCTTGAGAAAGGCGACAAAACTAAAACCTAGggtttcaaccacaaaaaaacCAACAGATCGACATGTGAAGGTGGAAGGACGTGGGCGAAGCATTCGACTACCAAATGCATGTGCAAATGAACTCTTTGAGCTCACACGACGACTCAACTACAAGTGGGCTGGCCAAACCATCTGTTGGCTTTTGGAGAATGTCGAACCAGCAATCATCAAAGCCACCAGTACAAGGGAGAAGAAGAACTAG